The Lycium barbarum isolate Lr01 chromosome 12, ASM1917538v2, whole genome shotgun sequence genome includes a region encoding these proteins:
- the LOC132623774 gene encoding uncharacterized protein LOC132623774, which produces MAAQKGKAKVGETSQAQRATRARVYDLPEVAPHSEGSATPPLVQPGAGPSAVPEVRVPAPEAPAPQPGAEDRTLREAVQLLTTIVAGQARRRGRRDDDDEDRRDSLRVREFLLCGPPEFFGSKPDEDPHDFIRGMRRALDLVRASETESVELASHRLRDVAARWYETWELSRGEGAPPAMWDQFVTAFTRHFLPPELRRERADRFLHLQ; this is translated from the coding sequence atggcggcccagaagggcaaggcgaaggtgggagagaccagtcaggcacaacgagctactcgggctcgtgtctatgatttgcctgaggttgcacctcattctgaggggtctgctacacccccattagtacagcctggagcaggaccttcagcagttccagaggtccgtgtacccgctcctgaggctccagctcctcagccaggggcggaggataggaccctaagggaggctgtacagttgttgaccacgatagtagcgggacaggctcgcagacgcgggcggagggacgatgatgatgaggacaggcgggacagcctgagagttcgggagttcttattatgtggccctccagagtttttcgggtctaagcccgacgaggacccccatgacttcattcgggggatgcggcgtgcattagacttggtcagggcttcagagaccgagtcggttgagctagcttcgcatagacttcgggatgttgccgcgcgttggtatgagacttgggagctatcccggggtgagggtgctcctccagctatgtgggatcagtttgtgactgctttcacccgccactttctgcccccagagttacgacgggagcgagctgatcggtttttgcatctgcagtag